A genomic window from Solanum dulcamara chromosome 11, daSolDulc1.2, whole genome shotgun sequence includes:
- the LOC129875087 gene encoding uncharacterized protein LOC129875087 isoform X1 yields MKRKRQSKITDLNFDVLKHVMYQVAVSPDGARNLARTLSVCRLFKELADDSDILKAVAFDQVKISGIHESFWQPAGMLCRCLPTGNPTAFNAIRKNAEILNVSYLILKRDMFRGKMDDNNVDLQILLARSRALEIANTRARKKALEEAIDGCTSTFDAVDAQIETIEQFLEMLKAVLKVMRTQIAQSG; encoded by the exons ATGAAGCGGAAGAGGCAATCTAAAATAACAGATTTGAACTTTGATGTGTTGAAACACGTAATGTATCAGGTTGCTGTGTCACCTGATGGAGCTAGAAATCTTGCCCGAACTTTATCAGT CTGCAGACTGTTCAAGGAACTTGCTGATGATTCTGACATCTTAAAAGCCGTGGCATTTGATCAGGTTAAGATTTCTGGTATTCATGAATCATTCTGGCAACCTGCTGGGATGTTATGTAGGTGCTTACCGACAGGAAATCCAACTGCTTTCAACGCAATAAGAAAG AATGCAGAGATATTGAATGTTTCTTATCTGATTCTCAAGAGGGACATGTTCCGTGGAAAGATG GATGACAATAATGTTGACCTGCAGATTCTTTTGGCAAGAAGCAGAGCTCTTGAAATTGCAAATACCAGGGCAAGGAAGAAGGCTCTTGAAGAGGCCATAGAT GGCTGCACAAGTACTTTTGATGCCGTTGATGCTCAAATCGAAACTATTGAGCAGTTTTTGGAGATGTTGAAGGCTGTATTGAAAGTAATGAGAACTCAGATTGCTCAGTCAGGTTGA
- the LOC129875087 gene encoding uncharacterized protein LOC129875087 isoform X2, giving the protein MKRKRQSKITDLNFDVLKHVMYQVAVSPDGARNLARTLSVCRLFKELADDSDILKAVAFDQVKISGIHESFWQPAGMLCRCLPTGNPTAFNAIRKNAEILNVSYLILKRDMFRGKMILLARSRALEIANTRARKKALEEAIDGCTSTFDAVDAQIETIEQFLEMLKAVLKVMRTQIAQSG; this is encoded by the exons ATGAAGCGGAAGAGGCAATCTAAAATAACAGATTTGAACTTTGATGTGTTGAAACACGTAATGTATCAGGTTGCTGTGTCACCTGATGGAGCTAGAAATCTTGCCCGAACTTTATCAGT CTGCAGACTGTTCAAGGAACTTGCTGATGATTCTGACATCTTAAAAGCCGTGGCATTTGATCAGGTTAAGATTTCTGGTATTCATGAATCATTCTGGCAACCTGCTGGGATGTTATGTAGGTGCTTACCGACAGGAAATCCAACTGCTTTCAACGCAATAAGAAAG AATGCAGAGATATTGAATGTTTCTTATCTGATTCTCAAGAGGGACATGTTCCGTGGAAAGATG ATTCTTTTGGCAAGAAGCAGAGCTCTTGAAATTGCAAATACCAGGGCAAGGAAGAAGGCTCTTGAAGAGGCCATAGAT GGCTGCACAAGTACTTTTGATGCCGTTGATGCTCAAATCGAAACTATTGAGCAGTTTTTGGAGATGTTGAAGGCTGTATTGAAAGTAATGAGAACTCAGATTGCTCAGTCAGGTTGA